TGCGCAGCGCGGAGGCGAGGTCGCGGCGGGACTGCGGCGAGCGCGGGTTGAACGTCTTCGGGATCCGCATCCGGTCCAGCGCCTCGACCGGGATCGGGAAGTCCATCGAGGCCAGCCGCTTGACCTGCCGCTCCGCGGTGAGGACTAGGGGGCGGGGCCCGTCGTGGTGGTCGAAGCCGCGGTGCCCGTTGGCCCGCCCGGCGGGCAGGCCGGGGTCGAGGACCAGCGCCAGTCCGGCGTACTTGCCGGTGGGCACATGGATGACGTCCCCCGGCTTCAGCTTCTCCAGCGCCACCGCCGCCTCGGCGCGCCGCTGGGAGACTCCCTGCTTGGCCAGCTCGGTCTCGCGGTCCTTGAGCTCGCGGCGCAGCCGCGCGTACTCCTCGAAGTCGCCGAGGTGGCAGGTCATGGACTCCTTGTAGCCGTCGAGTCCCTCCTCGTTGCGCTGCACCTGCCGGGAGATCCCGACGACCGACCGGTCGGCCTGGAACTGCGCGAACGACGTCTCGAGGAGCTCGCGCGAGCGGTGCCGCCCGAACTGCTCGACCAGATTGACCGCCATGTTGTACGACGGCTTGAAGCTGGAGCGCAGCGGGTACGTGCGCGTGCCCGCCAGTCCCGCGAGGTGCTCGGGGCTCATGGCGCGCTGCCACAGCACGACGGCGTGGCCCTCCACGTCGATGCCGCGGCGGCCGGCCCGCCCGGTCAGCTGGGTGTACTCGCCGGGGGTGATGTCGGCGTGCTGCTCGCCGTTCCACTTGACGAGCTTCTCCAGGACCACCGAGCGGGCGGGCATGTTGATGCCGAGGGCGAGGGTCTCGGTCGCGAAGACGGCCTTGACCAGGCCGCGCACGAACAGTTCCTCGACGACCTCCTTGAAGGTCGGCAGCATGCCGGCGTGGTGGGCGGCGATGCCTCGCTCCAGGCCCTCCAGCCACTCGTAGTAGCCCAGGACGTGCAGGTCCTCGTGGGGGATGGCGGCGGTGCGCTCCTCGACGAGGGCGCGGACCTCCGCCCGTGCGTCCTCGTCGTTGAGCCGCAGGCCGGCGTGCAGGCACTGCTGGACGGCGGCCTCGCAGGCGGCGCGGCTGAAGATGAACGTGATCGCGGGCAGCAGGCCCTCGGCGTCGAGCCGCTCGATGACCTCCGGCCGCCCGGGCGTCCACACCCGTGAGCGCTGCCTTCGCTCGCGCTCGCGGTCGGCCTCGCGCAGGTTGGTGCGGCCGCGTCTGCGGTCCTGGTACGACGGCCGGCTGGCCTCCATGCGGGCCAGGCGGGCGAGGTCGGGGTTGACGGCCCTGCGGTGGCCCTCGCCCTCCTCGAACAGGTCGTACATCCGCCGGCCGGCGAGCACGTGCTGGAACAGCGGCACGGGCCGGTGTTCGGAGACGATCACCTCGGTGTCGCCGCGGACGGTGTCGAGCCAGTCGCCGAACTCCTCGGCGTTGGACACGGTCGCCGAGAGGGAGACGAGGGTGACCGACTCGGGGAGGTGGATGATCACCTCTTCCCACACCGCGCCCCGGAAGCGGTCGGAGAGGTAATGCACCTCGTCCATCACCACGTACCCGAGGCCGAGGAGGGTCTGCGAACCGGCGTACAGCATGTTCCGCAGGACCTCGGTGGTCATCACGACCACCGGGGCGTCGGAGTTGACGCTGTTGTCGCCGGTGAGCAGGCCGACCTTGTCGCTGCCGTAGCGTCGGCACAGGTCGGAGTACTTCTGGTTGGACAGCGCCTTGATGGGTGTCGTGTAGAAGCACTTCTTGCCCTGCTGGAGGGCGAGGTGGACGGCGAACTCGCCCACGATCGTCTTGCCCGAGCCGGTGGGGGCGGCCACCAGGACGCCCTTGCCCGCCTCGAGTGCCTGGCAGGCCTCGATCTGGAAGGGGTCGAGGCCGAAGTCGTACATCTCGCGGAAAGGCGCGAGCGCGGTGGCCTGCTCGACAGCACGCTTACGGGCTGCCGCGTACCGCTCGGCCGGTGAGAGGTCCTCTGTCATCGTGCTTTCCACCGTACCGGGCCGCACTGACAACAGGACGATCATTATCCGGATCTCGTCTTGCGAAACCTCGGCCCACCCAGCTCACGGGCGCACGCGGCGGCCGGCCCGCAAACGCGGAAGCGGCCGGCGGCGCCGTTCGGGCGCCCCGGCCGCGGCCTGCGGTGAGGTCTGATCAACCAGATCAGCCAGATCAGTCAGTTCAGCCAGACCAGCCGGTTCGGGGTCACATCAGGTCAGGTCAGATCGGCGCACGTCACGTCACGTCGTCGTAGCCGTTGACCCGGTCCGCGGTCGCCTGTTCCGGCAGCGCGGCAGGAGTGGTCACAGTCTCGACGTCGCCGATGTCCTCGGGGGTGAGGTCGAGGTCGGAGGCCTCGTCGTCGGCCGGTCCGGCGGCGTCACGCCGGCGCCTGCGCCGGTCGTTCAGCAGGGAGAAGGCCACCGCGCCGAAGTACAGGATCCAGATCGGGCCGGCGAGCGCCAGCATCGAGATGGGGTCGGTGCTGGGGGTGGCGACGGCGGCGAACACCGTGATGCCGATGATCATGCCTCGCCACCAGCCGAGCATGCGCTTGCCCGTGATCATCCCGGTGAGGTTGAGGAAGATCAGCAGCAGCGGCAGCTCGAAGGAGAGGCCGAAGACGACCACCATGCGCGTGACGAGCTGCAGCAGATCGTCCAGCGGCAACAGGTTGTTGACCCCGCCGGGGGTGAAGTCGATCAGCACCTTGGCGGTGGTCGGCAGCACCCGGTAGGCGAAGTAGCCGCCGCCGAGGAACAGCGGGACGCCCGTGCCGACGAAGCCGTAGGCGTACCTGCGCTCGTGCTTGTGCAGCCCCGGCGCGATGAAGGCCCACAGCTGGTAGAGCCAGACCGGCGAGGCGAACACGACACCGGCCATCAGGGAGACCTGCAGGGCCAGTGTGAAGGGTGCGAGCAGACCGTTGATCGTGATGCTCGCGCACTTGTTGGTGGCGTCCGCCGACTTCAGCTGGCTCGCGATCTGCTCAAAAGTCTTCCCGCAGCCGACCGAGTCGAGGATCGGCTTGGTGAGGAAGTTGATGATGTCGTTGTAGAAGAAGGCGGCGACCACCGTCACGACGACGATGGCCAGCATCGCCTTCGTGAGCCGGTTGCGGAGCTCACGAAGGTGCTCCGCGAGGGGCATCCGCCCCTCGGGATCCTTCTCCTGCTTGCGGGCAGACTTCAGCAACCCACGTTCCCATCTCGTGCAGCGGGCCGGAGGTCACCGGCCCTGCGTCAGCGCTTGGTCGTGTCCGTCGGCTCGGTGACCGGGCGGGAGCTGGTCACGTCGCCGGGGGCGGCCTGGATGGTGCGCTGCGCCGGGGGCTGCTCGTCGTTGTTGGGCGGGCCGGCCGGGGTGGCCGTGCTGCTGCCCTCTTCCTTCATCGCCTTCGCCTCGCTCTTGAGAATGCGAGCGGACTTGCCGAGCGAGCGCGCCATGTCGGGAAGCTTCTTGGCGCCGAACAGCAGGATGACGACGACGAGGATGAG
This window of the Streptomyces sp. NBC_01275 genome carries:
- the tatA gene encoding Sec-independent protein translocase subunit TatA; this encodes MFGRLGAPEIILILVVVILLFGAKKLPDMARSLGKSARILKSEAKAMKEEGSSTATPAGPPNNDEQPPAQRTIQAAPGDVTSSRPVTEPTDTTKR
- a CDS encoding RNA helicase, which encodes MIVLLSVRPGTVESTMTEDLSPAERYAAARKRAVEQATALAPFREMYDFGLDPFQIEACQALEAGKGVLVAAPTGSGKTIVGEFAVHLALQQGKKCFYTTPIKALSNQKYSDLCRRYGSDKVGLLTGDNSVNSDAPVVVMTTEVLRNMLYAGSQTLLGLGYVVMDEVHYLSDRFRGAVWEEVIIHLPESVTLVSLSATVSNAEEFGDWLDTVRGDTEVIVSEHRPVPLFQHVLAGRRMYDLFEEGEGHRRAVNPDLARLARMEASRPSYQDRRRGRTNLREADRERERRQRSRVWTPGRPEVIERLDAEGLLPAITFIFSRAACEAAVQQCLHAGLRLNDEDARAEVRALVEERTAAIPHEDLHVLGYYEWLEGLERGIAAHHAGMLPTFKEVVEELFVRGLVKAVFATETLALGINMPARSVVLEKLVKWNGEQHADITPGEYTQLTGRAGRRGIDVEGHAVVLWQRAMSPEHLAGLAGTRTYPLRSSFKPSYNMAVNLVEQFGRHRSRELLETSFAQFQADRSVVGISRQVQRNEEGLDGYKESMTCHLGDFEEYARLRRELKDRETELAKQGVSQRRAEAAVALEKLKPGDVIHVPTGKYAGLALVLDPGLPAGRANGHRGFDHHDGPRPLVLTAERQVKRLASMDFPIPVEALDRMRIPKTFNPRSPQSRRDLASALRTKAGHIPPERARKQRSQAADDREIARLRTEIRAHPCHGCTDREDHARWAERYYRLLRDTSQLERRIEGRTNTIARTFDRIVALLTELDYLRGDEVTEHGKRLARLYGELDLLASECVRAGIWEGLAPAELAACVSALVYEARAADDAMAPKLPAGGAKAALGEMVRIWGRLDALEEDFRISQTEGVGQREPDLGFAWAAYMWASGKGLDEVLREVEMPAGDFVRWCKQVIDVLGQVAAAAPSSAEGSTVARNARKAVDQLLRGVVAYSSVG
- the tatC gene encoding twin-arginine translocase subunit TatC translates to MLKSARKQEKDPEGRMPLAEHLRELRNRLTKAMLAIVVVTVVAAFFYNDIINFLTKPILDSVGCGKTFEQIASQLKSADATNKCASITINGLLAPFTLALQVSLMAGVVFASPVWLYQLWAFIAPGLHKHERRYAYGFVGTGVPLFLGGGYFAYRVLPTTAKVLIDFTPGGVNNLLPLDDLLQLVTRMVVVFGLSFELPLLLIFLNLTGMITGKRMLGWWRGMIIGITVFAAVATPSTDPISMLALAGPIWILYFGAVAFSLLNDRRRRRRDAAGPADDEASDLDLTPEDIGDVETVTTPAALPEQATADRVNGYDDVT